In Lineus longissimus chromosome 9, tnLinLong1.2, whole genome shotgun sequence, one genomic interval encodes:
- the LOC135493765 gene encoding monocarboxylate transporter 14-like, producing MRLADKTTMGDRSKSDADEEETDSRLLSESTRDDLDKGHDLEQDEVHQGTCGKIICRRSLDDPAVWRWVVVAGMFVVSFFHGNERSLGLYYVELMDYFETDSSVVSLIGSVYYTCYCFFGIFTLPLLERYGPRLMIMLGGVFLFAGFLITAFASNVYVCIATLGAFVGCGASMTYVNASSVIMFYFTKQRVLAQAIGTSGLAVGAIILPMCVQQLNQRYAWRGGSVILAAMALNVCVSGALVRPIKRTNGRSRGHTPDDSSPRDKSRGMWNSLKELLCSRVAVFLFIQSSFIQAGISILTMHMKAATIATTGVSDELGSYVISFYGGGLFIGLLSSGIAMHAINIEPIILLEIYYFCCACGVTLIPTCRTYPTMVGCICIFALFTAPNATILPIVFYDLVGAEKLRMAWALRFAFCGIGGFVGPAIAGLLYDNTKDYTYSMYLSGAGIFLSVLLMIEPCVTVTRAKNMAQLDDVKKKVREEEMWQSVTSLPGSAL from the exons ATGAGACTTGCTGACAAAACGACCATGGGCGACCGCTCGAAGTCAGATGCAGACGAAGAAGAAACGGACTCTCGTCTTTTATCAGAAAGCACACGGGATGACTTGGACAAAGGTCATGACCTAGAACAGGACGAAGTTCATCAAGGGACGTGTGGAAAGATTATATGTCGCCGTAGTCTAGACGACCCAGCTGTTTGGAGATGGGTCGTCGTTGCCGGGATGTTTGTGGTGTCATTTTTTCATGGAAATGAGCGCTCCTTGGGTTTATATTACGTGGAGCTGATGGACTATTTTGAGACGGACAGCTCAGTCGTGTCTCTCATTGGCAGCGTCTATTACACTTGCTATTGTTTCTTCG GTATTTTCACTCTTCCACTTTTGGAGAGATACGGACCTCGGCTGATGATCATGCTGGGAGGAGTGTTTCTCTTTGCTGGATTCCTGATAACGGCGTTCGCTTCCAATGTCTACGTCTGCATTGCAACACTTGGTGCCTTCGTGG GGTGCGGAGCATCAATGACATACGTGAATGCTTCCTCAGTAATCATGTTTTACTTCACGAAACAACGGGTGCTTGCACAGGCCATCGGGACCAGCGGACTCGCCGTTGGTGCGATTATTCTACCCATGTGCGTGCAGCAACTGAATCAACGATACGCGTGGCGAGGGGGTTCCGTTATTCTTGCTGCCATGGCGTTGAATGTGTGCGTGAGTGGCGCTCTCGTCCGACCAATCAAAAGAACGAATGGCAGGTCACGTGGTCACACACCAGACGATAGCAGTCCACGTGACAAATCTCGAGGCATGTGGAACTCCTTAAAAGAATTACTGTGTTCAAGAGTAGCTGTGTTTTTATTCATTCAGAGTTCATTCATCCAAGCAGGCATTTCGATattaacaatgcacatgaaagcGGCTACCATAGCGACAACCGGTGTCAGTGATGAACTCGGTTCGTACGTAATCTCATTCTACGGTGGTGGCCTCTTTATTGGGCTTCTATCGTCTGGTATCGCAATGCACGCGATCAACATTGAACCAATCATTCTCCTTGAGATCTATTACTTCTGTTGCGCATGTGGAGTCACTCTGATTCCGACCTGCCGAACATATCCTACTATGGTCGGCTGCATTTGTATATTTGCACTTTTCACAGCCCCAAACGCCACCATTTTACCAATAGTTTTCTATGATCTTGTGGGTGCGGAAAAACTAAGAATGGCCTGGGCTCTTCGTTTTGCATTTTGCGGGATAGGTGGGTTTGTTGGACCAGCAATTGCGGGCCTCTTGTACGACAACACAAAGGATTACACTTACTCAATGTATCTTAGTGGAGCTGGGATTTTCCTTTCCGTCTTACTTATGATTGAACCTTGTGTTACTGTGACGAGAGCGAAAAATATGGCACAACTTGACGATGTGAAGAAGAAAGTTCGAGAAGAAGAAATGTGGCAAAGTGTCACCAGTCTACCAGGAAGCGCTTTATGA